The genomic interval gggagggggcggcgcggggcaaAGCCGTGGTGGGTGTGGCGGGGGGGGAACGGGGCACCCCGGCGGGCTTTGCACGGCGTCGGGAGCGAGGGCGAAGACACTGAACGGCGGCCCAGTTGGGAAGTGAGATTTATTGAGCGTGGGTCAGATGTAAAGCAGGGCGACCGGGTTTCAGCAGGAAGCATGATGGACGTTAGGGGAGAAAGCCGGCCACGAACCCTcgccgcccccctcctcctccttgccgCCCCCCCGTCCCGCAGTGTTCTTGGGGAGCTCGAGGGACCCGCGGGACTCAACACGCATCTTTGTCCTCCAGGCCTGCCGTTTCTGGGACACGTCCTGTCGGCGCCCGGCTGGACGTCCCCCGGcgagaggaaggaggagagcatGTCAGGTGCCGGAGAGTCACACCGCATCTGGAGCCCGAGCCCTACCGCAGAGCCGTCGCCGTGCCGAGGAGCCGCCAACAGGGCCCACACCATCTCCAACAGGTAGGCGTTGGTGGCTTTTTTCGCAAAATACAGCTCAGAACAAAATGTAATGTTGACGGCCACTCGACTCGACTCGACTTGTCCTGAACGGATTCTGCGACGGCAAAGGCGAATCGTCGGTGACAGCGGATCGGCGACGACGGCGTGCGGCACGGATGGACGGACGGAGGCTGCCCTGCTGCGAGCTGTGTTATTGTTCTCTTTGTGCCACATTATTGTTCTTTTAGTGCCACGTTATTGTTCTTTTTGTaccatgcttttttctttttggtaaagCACGGTAGTCAAGCAGTGCAGGGACCTCAGCAGAGATCCAAAGGCCGCCGGGAGGGGGAACAATTGGGGCACCGGGGCGGGTCCGTGGCGTAGAGCGAGGCCGTAACTTACCCGCGAGGCCGGGCGCCGCCGTTTCGGGAGCGGGCCGGCCGCGCCGTCGGGGGCGATCTGTCCGTGGGAAAATAGTCTCGAGAAGACAGGGAGGAGCGGGACGAGAGCCGGCCGGGGAATCTCGTCCCGGAgaggggccaggctggggggagccCTACTCGGTCTTGGCGGCCGGGGGGCCGTCGGGCGTCCCCGGGCCTTTCTCTCGGAGCTTGCGCAAGTAGTCGTGGGGGCCTTTGCCCTCGAAGGCCGTGGGGCTCTTATAGGAGCCGCCGATCTTGTCCCAGAGGGTGAAGTACTGCCCGTAGTTGTAGTCGAAGTACAAGTGGTGGTCGGTGTGGTGGGCCGATCCGTTGATGACGTGTCGCAGGAGGCGGGGGACGCGGTAGTCGCCGTCGTGAATGGAGATGGTCCAGACGTTGACGAAGATGTAGAGGCCCAAGTAGGTGACTTTGtgcagggggaagaggaaggggtaGACGTGGTAGGGCAGGCTCTGCATGAAGCCGTCGACGGGGTGGAAGGCGTGGCTGGCGAAGGGCGTCGCGATCTTCCAGAGGTGGTGGGGCTTGTGGAAGCGCTGCGGGGAGAGGACGCGCCGTCGGTCCCCAaggcgggcgcggggcccgCGCGGGCCGCTCTTTGCAGGGGTCCCCCGGCCGGGGACGGATTCGGCACCCGGGAGCCGAGGGGGCTGAAGGGCCGCTGCCGCCCAAAGAAGGGGAGAGGGATGCGCGCCTTAAGAAGCGGCTCGGCCCTGGCCCCGACGCAGGCGAGAGCTCTCGTCCGGAGCCCTCTGTCCCATCTCATACCTTATAGAGCAGTTTGTGGTGGAGAGCGCGGTGTATCCAGTAGATGCCCATGTCagtgaagaagaggaaggacaGCATGCTGAGGAAGACGCCCGACCAGCCTGGGGGAACAAGGCCGTTAGGGGCAGCCCCAGCGAAGAGCCGGGGGTCGGGGAGGCACGGCAGCACTCGCAGAGGGGTCTGTCCCACCGAGGAGGCGCGGCGAGAGGGTCAGACGGTGTCCCGTGACTCGGGGAAAGCAAGTAGGGCGCCGGTTTGTTGGGAGCCGTGCATGGGGAAAGGAAGGGCTGCTTTTGTGGAGGGGGGCATGCATCGAGcgggcagctgcctccccacGTTGGCCGCAAGCTAACTTGGCATTGTGACTAATAGATGGGACCAGCTTGCGGCAGGAGGCAGCCGGGTGGGCGTCGTGGGGCTCGTACGAGGCACGCTGTTGTTGGGAGAAAAGGGGGCACGCTGCCTGCCGTCGGGGGGGCTGAGTGAGGCGACTCGGCAGGGACGCGGTGCCAGCTCGGCGGGGGGGTGCGAGGCGAGGGGCAGTGCGGGGGAACGGCTCACCGTAGGGGGAGTCCTCGATGTTGTCGTAGAGCTTGCTGTAGCCCCGCACCTCGGCAAAGAACAGGGCGACGGTGGGCACGCTGATCCAGGGGAGGGAGCGCAGCGCGTAGGCGATCTCCCGACGCACCTGGTTCTGCAGAGAGCGGCGGCGGAGGAAGAGAGGGGTCAGGGGGGAAAGGGTGCGCCAGGAGCCGGGCAGAGACCCGAGAGCCCCATCGCCCCGGCCCCTCGTGAGGCGCGGAGGGCCGGCAGCCTTGGCTGCCAGTCAGCCTTCGGCGCGGGCGCTTTGCCGCAATGTCCGCGCCATGGCGCGGGGCATGGTCATGCCGCCCATTTGGGGAGAGCTGCGTGCCGGGTGCTGGGCCTCGCGTGGCGAGTTCTGGTCGGGGACGACCGAGAGCCCCGTGCGGGTGGGTACCGGAGGGCCAAGAGGGGCGGTTGCTGCCGGCGGTCAGGCGGCTGTTGAGTTGTGAAAGCGGGGCGCCGGGAGGGGCCTGGGTGTGCTGTATGCATGAGCGATGGCTGCCCTTGCCCAGGGCGGATGCCTGCTGGGGAATGCAGGGCACCGGGGCAGGCACGGTCGAATGTGCGGGGGGACGGCATGCTTTTGGAGCGGCCAGGGACTCCTGGCCTGCCGGCGTGTCTGGGGCGAGGAGGTTTGCAGCGGTTGAGGGTGGAGAGCGGGATGTGGTGAGGGTATTTGTTAGGCTGGGTGTTTACCGGGCAGTGGGGTTGCCCACGTCCAGAGCGAGAAGTCCCTGCCTCGGGAAGACCGGGCAGTCTGCCGTCTCCGCTGGGCCGTGTCGTCAGCGGCGGGCTCTGAGCCAGTCCTGGGGCTCTCATGGCCTCGGGGAGTTTTTAGGGGCTCGCTTTGGTGGTCTGGGGGGGGCCCTCGGGAGCAGCGTGCAGGACGGGGGAAGAAAGCGTCCTTGAGAAGCGAGCGAGAGCGCGTAGCAAACAGGCGGCGGGGACCGCCTGCGCCGTGGCGCGGGCACGCGTCATCGGGGACGGCCTCTGACCGGAGGAGGGCGAGGGGGCAGCCCGCGACACGGGGcctgggggaggtggggtgcTGAGGTGGGGGTGGCATGGGACGCACCCACCTCTAGGAACTGGGGATGTTTCTGGAGTTCGTGGTCAAAGATGAAGCAGTAGCTGAGGGTGCCGAAGAGCAGGTAGAGGGCCAGCGCCCCCAGGTTGGTGATGACGAAGAGGCTGAGGAGCTGGCGGCAGGGCTCGCCCTCGGGCCAGCCGGCGGGGTACACGTAGGGCGTGAGGAGGTGCCGGTCGGCGACGTCCAGGACCAGATCCATGCTGGCTCCTGGGGGAAAGAGAGGAGGTCGGCGTGACTGTCACACGAGGGGCGCAGAGGGTGTCCCCTGTATCCCCAGCCCCGTCCATCCCCGGGGATGCAGGGGCCCGGTCGGGGAGGTGCGGGGGATCGGCCGGCCGGGTCCCCTTGGCGGGGTGCGTGGGGCGTGTCTGGGAGGTGTCGGCTGTGGGGTGTGAAGCGTGGGTCGCGGGTCAtgctgggggggcgggggccaCCCCGCTTCTGTTCCTCTTGCTGTGGGGGAGGCTGCGTACGGCAGGGTCCCGCGCTGGGGGAAGGGTGCCGGCGGGACGTAGGTTTTGGGGAGCGAGGCTGGCCTCTCGGGCAGCGTGTGGCGCACGggggcccgggggctgcggTGGGGTCTGTCTGGGCGGTCCGGGGCCCCCGGCCCGGTTTTGGGTCCGGCCGGGTGGTTTCGGTAGGGCTCCtgggggtgccggtgccggcgTGGGAAGCCCCCGGCGGCGCTGGGGCCGTGCGTGGGCAGGgagggcggcagcgggggaggcGAGGGTCGCGTCGGTGCGGGACGTGGGGGGGAGGCGGCGTCGCCagccctcccccctccctcccccccgcccccccggccgccgcgggggaCGGGGCGGTGCAAGGGGGCGCCCCGCGGGTGGGTGCCCGCGGGTGGGTGCCCctgggccggccccgccgccgagccccccgcgcccccccgcaccccggtACCTGCCTGCGGCTCCCGGCGCGGCGgtgggcggggaggggcggcgccgccgcccggtAGCGCCACGCGACGTCAGCGCCGGAGCGGCTCGCGCCACCGCGGGCGGTGACGTcgcgccggggggggcggggcggggcgcggagaCAGCCCCGTGCGGCCGCGAGCGCAGCGTGTGGGGCCCGAAAGTGccttcggggggggggggggcaggtggggggggtgggatggAGCGGCGAGGAATGAGCGGGGCGGGATGGAACGGGGCAGGAATGATggatgggggtggggtgggatgggataGGGTGGGATGGTGTAGGGTGGAACGGACTGGATGGCGTGGAATGGAATAGGGTGGGATGGACTGGAATGGCGTGGAATGGAATAGGGTGGGATGGTATGGGGTGGAATGGAATAGGGTGGGATGGTATGGGGTGGAATGGAATAGGGTGGGATGGTATGGGGTGGAACGGACTGGAATGGCGTGGAATGGAATAGGGTGGGATGGTATGGGGTGGAATGGAATAGGGTGGGATGGTACGGGGTGGAATGGAATAGGGTGGGATGGTATGGGGTGGAATGGACTGGAATGGCGTGGAATGGCATAGGGTGGGATGGACTGGAATGGCGTGGAATGGAATAGGATGGGATGGTATGGGGTGGAATGGCATGGAATGGCATAGGGTGGAACGGACTGGAATGGCGTGGAATGGAATAGGGTGGGATGGTATGGGGTGGAATGGACTGGAATGGCGTGGAATGGAATAGGGTGGGATGGTGTGGGGTGGAACGGACTGGAATGGCGTGGAATGGAATAGGGTGGGATGGTATGGGGTGGAATGGACTGGAATGGCGTGGAATTGACTGGAATGGGGTAGACTTGAATGGAGTAGAATggaatcataggatcatagagTCACAgagtgctttgggtgggaagggccctttagagcccacccagcccaaccccctacagcaagcagggacagctttaaccagggtgctcagagccccgtccaacctggcctggaatgtttctggggatggggcctccgctACCCGTCTGGGCAACACGTTCCAGTGCCgcaccaccctcactgtaaaaaattccttccttatatccagtctaaatctaccctcctgtagtttaaaaccattgctccttgtcctgtcacaacaggccttgctaaaaagattggCCCCATAATAGAATggactagactagactagaataGAATTGTGTGGAATACACGGGAATTGAGTGGAATGGAATTGAATAGACTGGTATTGAATGGAACAGAACAGAACGGAATGGTAttgaatggaatagaatagaatatggACATTATTATTATGGAATGATGTGGAACAGAATGGGATGGAGTAGAATAGCATGGCATGGAATGGAATGCAGTTGAATAGAGTGgtatggaatggaatagaacaGAATGGTATAGCATGGAGTGGAATTGAATGGTGTAGAACAGAATGGAGTTGAATTGAGTAGAATGGTGTAGAACAGAATGGAATGGAGTGGAATAGAACAGA from Pelecanus crispus isolate bPelCri1 chromosome 19, bPelCri1.pri, whole genome shotgun sequence carries:
- the LOC142595376 gene encoding lathosterol oxidase-like, coding for MDLVLDVADRHLLTPYVYPAGWPEGEPCRQLLSLFVITNLGALALYLLFGTLSYCFIFDHELQKHPQFLENQVRREIAYALRSLPWISVPTVALFFAEVRGYSKLYDNIEDSPYGWSGVFLSMLSFLFFTDMGIYWIHRALHHKLLYKRFHKPHHLWKIATPFASHAFHPVDGFMQSLPYHVYPFLFPLHKVTYLGLYIFVNVWTISIHDGDYRVPRLLRHVINGSAHHTDHHLYFDYNYGQYFTLWDKIGGSYKSPTAFEGKGPHDYLRKLREKGPGTPDGPPAAKTE